The Deltaproteobacteria bacterium genomic sequence TCGCGTTGGAATCGATCTCGGCCCAGAAGAGGTGGTGGGCAAGCGTCGACGCGTTGACGAGGACGATCGGCGCGTCGGCGTCGAGCGAGCGCTCGATGTCGGTGATCGGTACGGCCCCCGTGGCTCCGAGGTCGACGCCCGGCACCCGGAGCACCATGCTGGCGCCCGGGCTGAAGCCGTCGTTGCGGTTGTAGTCGGTCGGGTCGATCGGCTTCTGGGACGCGTTGCGCGGCATGCCGGCGAGCGCGAGGTGCACGCGTCGGCCCGTGTCGGTCGTCGGGTCGGCGACCGTGAAATAGTCGTTCGGGAACGGGTGCAGGCAGACGCTCGGCTCGAGGAAGTCGCAGGGACAGGTGCAATCCGTGCCGCAGAGGTCCTGGCCGCACGCCGACCCGGGCGGGTCACACTGCTCGCCGGGGTCGATCGTACCGTTGCCGCAGAGGGCGGGGACCGTGATGGTCGTGGTCGTGCTGGCCGTCGTGGTGGTGGTTGTCGGCGGCGTCGTGGTGGTGGTCGTCGTCGTGGCGCTCCCGCAGGAGGCGGGCGGCGGCGCGTTCCTGGCGATGAAGCTGCCCGGCTGGTCGCGGACGACGTCGCCGCCGAAGGAGGCGCAGAAGCGCAGGGTGCCGCTGGTGAAGATGACCGCAATGCTTCCCTGTGACGGCTCGTCGAGCGTGATGCCCGTGGCGCGCGCCGCCACCCGCGCGGTCGCATGGTCCTTGACGAGCGCCATCCGCACCGCCGACGGCCCCGCCGGTGCGCTCGGATTCCGAAACTTGTACGCCGTGCCGGCGGCGTTCACCGACCAGCTCGACGCGGGCAGATCGAAGGCCGCCGACTCGCCCGAGGCGGCGCGCAGCGCGAGCGTCGCCCCGACGATGGTCGGGTCGTCGGGGCCGCCCGGCGTCGGGGCCGCGATTGCCGTCGAGCGAGCCAGGAAGAGCATCCGCTGCGCGCCGGAGGCGGCGGCCCGCATCGTGAGCATGCGTCCGGGCAGCAGCTGCTCGGCGGCCGAGGCGCGGCCCGGCGACGACGCCACGAGCGTGATGGCGCAGATCGCGGCCGCCGTTTTCATCGGGCTTCCTCCTCGCGCCGGACCGGATGCCTCCCGCCCCGGCCAAAGGGTGGACCGTTCGCGTATCTCCTCGCCCCGAGGTGCGCAAGCTGGGAAGAGAAGGGAGAGAACTGCGTGACAGCAGGGGAGACGGCGGTTCGGTTTCTCTTCCGGCCCGCCGCGGCCGCAACCGCTAAACTGGAGGCGTCGGTGTACTGCTCCGGACAGCACCCGCGCGACCGCCCGGCGTCTGGCCTGCCCGCGCCGCCAGCCGCCGCCGCCCGGCCAGGAGCCGGCCCAGGTAGACGACCGGCCCCGAGAGCGCGTACGTCAAGACCCCGAGGAAGAGGACCGGCTGCGGGGCGGCGATGGCCAGCATGATGACCAGGATGAGTCCGAGCAGAACCTGGAACGGGTGTCGGTGGTGGAGGCGGATCTCCTTGAAGGAGAAGTACCGGATCTCGCTCACCATGAACCCCGCCACGGCGTAGATGACGAGCAGCATCAGGATGCGCTTGTTCGGCGCCCCGGCCCCCCCGAAGTAGTAGAAGAGCAGCACCGTCGTCGCGATCACGTCGGCCGCGGCCGGGATCGGCAGGCCGACGAAGTGCCGCTTCTCCACCGACCCGACCTGCACGTTGAAGCGCGCGAGCCGGAGCGCCCCGCAGGTCACGTAGAGCGTCGCCGCGAGCCAGCCCCAGCGGCCCCACGGCACGAGCGCCCACTGGTAGACGAGGATGCCCGGCGCCACGCCGAAGGCGACCAGGTCCGCGAGCGAGTCGTACTGCTCGCCGAAGGAGCTGGCCGAGCGGGTGAGGCGGGCGATCCGCCCGTCCAGCACGTCGCACGCCTGGGCGACCAGGATCATGATCGCCGCCAGCTGGTAGCGATGGCCGAGGGTGGCGATGATCGAGTAGAAGCCCGTGAACAGGCCGGCCGTCGTGAAGAGGTTCGGCAGGAGGTACACGCCGCGCCGCAGCGGCGGGATGCGCCGGCGCCGGCGGCCGGGGATGATGCGGATGCCCGGCGTGTCGCTCACGCGGGCTCCTCCGCGACGACGCTCGTGCCCGCCCGCACCCGGTCGCCGCGCTGGACCAGCGGCCGGACGTCCGCCGGCACGAAGAGGTCGACCCGCGACCCGAACATGATGAGCCCGCAGCGCTCGCCCCGCCGCACCCGGTCGCCGGGCGCCAGCCGGCAGACGATGCGCCGCGCCATCGCGCCCGCGATCTGCACCACGAGGTAGCGCCGGCCGCGGCTCTCGACGACGAGGGCGTTGCGCT encodes the following:
- the pssA gene encoding CDP-diacylglycerol--serine O-phosphatidyltransferase; protein product: MPGRRRRRIPPLRRGVYLLPNLFTTAGLFTGFYSIIATLGHRYQLAAIMILVAQACDVLDGRIARLTRSASSFGEQYDSLADLVAFGVAPGILVYQWALVPWGRWGWLAATLYVTCGALRLARFNVQVGSVEKRHFVGLPIPAAADVIATTVLLFYYFGGAGAPNKRILMLLVIYAVAGFMVSEIRYFSFKEIRLHHRHPFQVLLGLILVIMLAIAAPQPVLFLGVLTYALSGPVVYLGRLLAGRRRLAARAGQTPGGRAGAVRSSTPTPPV